Within the Candidatus Effluviviaceae Genus V sp. genome, the region TGGTCGAGCGATGCGAACGGCTCATCGAGCAGCACCACGTCCGGGTCCCCGAGGAGCGCCCGCGCGATGGCGAGTCGGTCGAGTGTTCCTCTGGACAGACCGCGGGCCGGGGCGCCGAGCGCCCCGG harbors:
- a CDS encoding ATP-binding cassette domain-containing protein; the encoded protein is GALGAPARGLSRGTLDRLAIARALLGDPDVVLLDEPFASLDQQGRDLAWRALRCRLDDGCSVVLTTHDRDTARRCDLVVRPAT